The proteins below come from a single Puniceicoccaceae bacterium genomic window:
- a CDS encoding ribbon-helix-helix domain-containing protein, with amino-acid sequence MATRDIPEGTKNVTVNLPLDLIDDIMEQARENHVNRSEYIRAAILAALERGLKVSVDRSKDLSWVTEDGSQYDSGAVRKSLNSRQKPRAAQK; translated from the coding sequence ATGGCCACCAGAGACATCCCAGAGGGGACCAAAAACGTCACCGTCAATCTACCGCTCGACCTTATCGATGACATCATGGAGCAGGCGCGTGAAAACCACGTGAACCGCTCTGAGTACATCCGGGCCGCCATCCTTGCAGCTCTCGAGCGTGGGCTCAAAGTGAGTGTAGATCGATCAAAGGATCTTTCCTGGGTAACTGAGGACGGCAGCCAATACGATTCCGGAGCCGTGCGAAAATCCCTCAACTCGCGCCAGAAGCCCCGCGCGGCGCAGAAGTGA